In one window of Campylobacter coli DNA:
- a CDS encoding glutamate-5-semialdehyde dehydrogenase, with protein MRNLLENIKKNSQKLLNLTPKDKENIILKLAHTLRKNFKTILESNEKDIANFTKSGAMRDRLLLDEKRIFSLCDALEKIAYLEDPIGKISKGWVNYAGLKIEKISIPIGLISVIYEARPSLSAEIIALMIKSSNACVLKGGSEAKFTNSAIFDLVYKVLEEFNLQDCFAMFYERNEIMQILAFDDLIDVIIPRGSSNMIQEIASHTKIPLIKQDKGLCHAFVDESANLNMALEIILNAKCQRVSVCNALETLLIHEKIAKDFIELLIPEFEKFKVKIHAHENILEHFKNSKLELSKADESIFDTEWLDFAISVKSVKDCDEAIEHINQHSSLHSETIISNNALNINKFQRLLRSSCIYVNASTRFSDGGEFGFGGEVGISTSKLHARGPMGVEDICTYKYLISGEGQIRK; from the coding sequence ATGCGAAATTTACTTGAAAATATTAAGAAAAATTCTCAAAAATTGCTCAATTTAACACCCAAAGATAAAGAAAATATTATATTGAAACTAGCTCACACTTTAAGAAAGAATTTCAAAACCATATTAGAATCCAATGAAAAAGATATAGCAAATTTCACCAAAAGTGGAGCAATGCGAGATAGGCTTTTACTAGATGAAAAACGCATTTTTTCTCTTTGTGATGCTTTGGAAAAAATTGCTTATTTAGAAGATCCTATAGGTAAAATTTCTAAAGGTTGGGTTAATTATGCGGGCTTAAAGATAGAAAAAATCAGCATTCCCATAGGACTAATCAGTGTAATTTATGAGGCAAGACCGAGTCTAAGTGCTGAAATCATTGCTTTAATGATAAAAAGCTCCAATGCTTGCGTGCTTAAAGGAGGCAGTGAAGCAAAATTTACAAATTCAGCAATATTTGATCTTGTTTATAAAGTACTAGAAGAGTTTAATTTGCAAGATTGTTTTGCTATGTTTTATGAAAGAAATGAGATCATGCAAATTTTAGCTTTTGATGATTTAATCGATGTGATTATCCCTCGTGGAAGTTCAAATATGATACAAGAAATCGCTAGTCATACAAAAATTCCACTCATCAAACAAGACAAAGGTTTATGCCATGCTTTTGTGGATGAGAGTGCAAATTTAAATATGGCTTTAGAAATCATCCTTAATGCAAAATGCCAAAGAGTAAGTGTTTGTAATGCCCTAGAAACCCTTTTAATCCATGAAAAAATTGCTAAAGATTTTATAGAACTTTTAATCCCTGAATTTGAAAAATTTAAGGTAAAAATTCACGCACATGAAAATATCTTAGAACATTTTAAAAACTCAAAATTAGAACTTTCAAAGGCTGATGAAAGCATTTTTGATACTGAATGGCTTGATTTTGCTATCAGTGTAAAATCAGTAAAAGATTGCGATGAGGCTATAGAGCATATCAACCAACACAGCTCTTTACACTCTGAAACCATAATCTCAAACAATGCTTTAAATATAAACAAATTTCAACGCCTTCTACGCTCATCTTGTATTTATGTCAATGCCTCGACTCGTTTTAGTGATGGGGGTGAATTTGGCTTTGGTGGGGAAGTGGGAATTTCCACAAGCAAACTTCATGCAAGAGGTCCAATGGGTGTTGAAGATATTTGCACTTATAAATACCTAATCAGCGGAGAAGGACAAATAAGAAAATGA
- the efp gene encoding elongation factor P: protein MASYSMGDLKKGLKIEIDGIPFKIVEYQHVKPGKGPAFVRIKIKSFIDGKVLEKTFHAGDKCEAPNLEEKTMQYLYDDGENCQFMDTESYEQVAISDEDVGEAKKWMLDGMMVDVLFHNGKAIGVEVPQVVELKIVETAPNFKGDTQGSNKKPATLETGAVVQIPFHVLEGEVIRVDTVRGEYIERANK, encoded by the coding sequence ATGGCATCTTATTCAATGGGTGATTTAAAAAAAGGGCTTAAAATCGAAATCGATGGAATTCCTTTTAAAATAGTTGAATATCAACATGTAAAACCAGGAAAAGGTCCTGCTTTTGTGCGTATAAAAATCAAATCTTTTATTGATGGTAAGGTTTTAGAAAAAACTTTTCACGCAGGAGATAAATGTGAAGCTCCAAATTTGGAAGAAAAAACCATGCAGTATCTTTATGACGATGGTGAAAATTGCCAATTTATGGATACAGAATCTTACGAGCAAGTTGCAATCAGTGATGAAGATGTAGGGGAAGCAAAAAAATGGATGCTTGATGGTATGATGGTAGATGTACTTTTTCACAACGGCAAAGCTATCGGCGTGGAAGTTCCGCAAGTTGTAGAACTTAAGATTGTAGAAACAGCTCCAAATTTTAAAGGCGATACTCAAGGTTCAAACAAAAAACCTGCTACACTTGAAACAGGTGCAGTTGTACAAATTCCTTTTCATGTTTTAGAGGGTGAAGTTATACGCGTTGATACAGTGCGCGGGGAGTATATTGAAAGAGCTAATAAATAA
- a CDS encoding NAD(P)-binding domain-containing protein, whose translation MKKVDLIVVGAGPTGIGCAVEAKLKNKEVLVLEKSNNICQTLMQFYKDGKRVDMAYKGCEGTNHGHVPFQDGTKESTIETFQNALNEHNIEVEFGSEVESVKNENGVFLVSTGKGVYECKNIIVAIGRMGKPNKPDYKLPGTLTKIINFNANSVLGDEKILVVGGGNSAAEYAVDLANSNKVSLCYRKKEFTRLNDINLKDIHEAGNSGKVELKLGIDIEELEDDNGKAKVKFNDGSSETYDRIIYAIGGSTPLDFLQKCGINVDDKGVPLMDENKQSNVKGIFVAGDIATKNGASIVTGLNDAVKILAVI comes from the coding sequence ATGAAAAAAGTAGATTTAATTGTAGTTGGTGCAGGGCCGACAGGAATTGGTTGTGCGGTTGAAGCCAAGCTTAAAAATAAAGAAGTTTTGGTATTGGAGAAATCAAACAATATTTGTCAAACTTTGATGCAGTTTTACAAAGATGGTAAAAGAGTTGATATGGCTTATAAGGGTTGTGAAGGGACAAATCACGGACATGTCCCTTTTCAAGATGGAACCAAAGAAAGCACCATAGAAACTTTTCAAAACGCTTTAAATGAGCATAATATAGAAGTTGAATTTGGCTCTGAAGTAGAGAGTGTTAAAAATGAAAATGGAGTATTTTTAGTAAGCACAGGCAAGGGTGTTTATGAGTGTAAAAATATCATCGTTGCTATAGGTAGAATGGGTAAGCCTAATAAGCCTGATTATAAACTTCCTGGAACTTTAACAAAGATTATTAATTTCAATGCTAACTCTGTTTTAGGTGATGAAAAAATCCTTGTTGTGGGAGGTGGAAATTCAGCTGCAGAATATGCGGTGGATTTAGCTAACTCAAATAAAGTAAGCCTTTGCTATCGCAAGAAAGAATTTACAAGACTAAATGATATCAATCTTAAAGATATTCACGAAGCTGGAAATTCAGGCAAAGTAGAATTAAAACTCGGTATAGATATAGAAGAGCTTGAGGATGATAATGGTAAAGCTAAAGTGAAATTTAACGATGGCAGCAGTGAGACTTATGATAGAATCATTTATGCTATCGGTGGTTCTACTCCTCTTGATTTTTTACAAAAATGCGGAATCAATGTCGATGATAAAGGAGTTCCTTTAATGGATGAAAATAAACAAAGCAATGTAAAAGGCATTTTTGTAGCAGGAGATATTGCAACTAAAAATGGCGCAAGCATAGTAACAGGCTTAAATGACGCTGTAAAGATACTTGCTGTAATTTAA
- a CDS encoding FUSC family protein: MSKRKILKQQYKEIIQLNPTERVWQMPFFFALAVGFALSIAAYYERMDLGLIAMIGIMAFVYTTNTPMYHRMAVTMCCSFGLCLSFLIGLCTHFFPAFSPLIIGLVAMASSILIRYYNIGAPGYFFFVFSCLLASFFPFPAKDYIFLVGLICIGGIIANIAAFLYSVSVIYIFKNSPPKPVLQNGNLGFDIIFVDSIIIAFFVGFAVFLGAFLELDRSYWVAVSTTVILQGANLKSVWIKQLQRILGTTVGILFAWWLLKIKFTPLEFVLLMMFLAFIIEFLVVRNYALTVIFLTPYVTYLAEAASFGNLSVDMLIHARLQDIIIGSLLGLLGGFVIHKPYLRKYFEYIAKYIFRVRLTNR; encoded by the coding sequence ATGAGTAAAAGAAAAATTTTAAAACAACAATATAAAGAAATCATACAACTTAATCCAACTGAAAGAGTTTGGCAAATGCCTTTTTTCTTTGCCTTAGCAGTTGGATTTGCACTTAGCATTGCTGCATATTATGAGCGTATGGACTTGGGACTAATCGCTATGATAGGAATCATGGCTTTTGTTTATACAACCAATACGCCTATGTATCATAGAATGGCTGTTACAATGTGCTGTTCTTTTGGTTTGTGCTTATCTTTTTTAATAGGACTTTGCACCCATTTTTTTCCTGCGTTTTCTCCGCTTATAATTGGTCTAGTGGCTATGGCTAGTTCTATTTTGATACGCTATTATAACATAGGCGCGCCGGGGTATTTTTTCTTTGTTTTTTCCTGTTTATTGGCTTCATTTTTTCCTTTTCCAGCAAAAGATTATATTTTTCTAGTGGGATTGATTTGTATAGGTGGTATCATTGCCAACATAGCTGCTTTTTTATACTCTGTATCTGTCATTTATATTTTTAAAAATTCCCCACCCAAACCTGTTTTGCAAAATGGGAATTTAGGCTTTGATATTATCTTTGTAGATTCTATAATTATTGCTTTTTTTGTCGGATTTGCTGTATTTCTAGGAGCATTTTTAGAACTTGATAGAAGTTATTGGGTTGCAGTTAGCACGACTGTTATCTTGCAAGGAGCTAATTTAAAATCAGTCTGGATAAAACAGCTTCAACGCATTCTTGGGACAACGGTTGGAATTTTATTTGCATGGTGGCTTTTAAAAATCAAATTTACTCCTTTAGAATTTGTCTTGTTGATGATGTTTTTAGCCTTTATAATAGAGTTTTTGGTAGTTAGAAACTATGCCTTAACCGTAATTTTTCTTACCCCTTATGTGACTTATTTAGCTGAAGCAGCTTCTTTTGGAAATTTAAGTGTTGATATGCTGATACACGCTCGCCTGCAAGATATTATCATAGGTAGTCTTTTGGGGCTTCTAGGGGGTTTTGTTATCCATAAACCTTATTTAAGAAAATATTTTGAATACATTGCAAAATACATTTTTAGAGTAAGATTGACAAATAGATAA